The following are encoded together in the Vigna angularis cultivar LongXiaoDou No.4 chromosome 9, ASM1680809v1, whole genome shotgun sequence genome:
- the LOC108347286 gene encoding transcription factor bHLH18 gives MDQMDDDSWQQWVSILEENDWHTLRDFDLNSAGEEFKGDNSVVPAEDSLKESSTTLLSNFPSLEKNTGFDMTSLTQQHDSPRPKSCVLSFENFTSVPIFDKKTCQHLGEHSKQTQEKTRKPLKRERNSSQTLDHIMAERKRRENLTKMFIALSALIPGLKKVDKVSVLNKAVEYVKCLEQRVKDLEKENKKRKIESEGCLKVSKSNMVGYDFSWTSHACNDGDEASKKCSKVEARVAGKDVLIRVTCEMQRNIVQNVMAKLEAHNLSVVSSNVLPFGNSAITITSIAQMNPKFTTTVDNFVKTLTEDLSKCCDLHY, from the exons ATGGACCAAATGGATGATGACTCATGGCAACAATGGGTTTCGATTTTG GAGGAAAATGATTGGCATACTTTACGTGATTTTGACCTGAACTCTGCTGGAGAAGAATTTAAGGGGGACAATTCAGTGGTGCCTGCAGAAGACTCATTGAAAGAAAGCAGCACTACCCTTCTAAGCAATTTTCCATCTTTGGAAAAGAACACTGGCTTTGACATGACCAGTCTCACACAACAACATGATTCTCCACGACCAAAGTCTTGTGTTCTGTCATTTGAGAATTTCACTTCAGTGCCAATTTTTGATAAGAAAACATGCCAACATCTTGGTGAACACTCAAAGCAGACACAAGAAAAAACCAGAAAACCCCTCAAGAGGGAAAGAAACTCTTCTCAGACACTTGATCACATAATGGCtgagagaaaaaggagagaGAATCTCACCAAAATGTTCATTGCCCTTTCTGCTCTTATTCCTGGCTTGAAAAAG GTGGACAAGGTTTCTGTTCTGAACAAGGCCGTAGAATACGTGAAGTGTCTTGAGCAGCGTGTGAAAGATTTGGAgaaagagaataagaaaaggAAGATAGAATCAGAAGGGTGCTTGAAAGTGAGCAAAAGCAACATGGTTGGATATGACTTTTCGTGGACCTCTCATGCTTGTAATGATGGTGACGAAGCTAGCAAGAAATGTTCGAAGGTTGAAGCAAGAGTTGCAGGAAAAGATGTACTTATCAGAGTAACGTGTGAGATGCAAAGGAACATTGTGCAGAACGTAATGGCCAAGCTTGAAGCTCATAATCTCTCTGTTGTTAGCAGCAATGTTTTGCCTTTTGGGAATTCTGCTATCACCATTACCAGCATTGCTCAG ATGAACCCTAAATTCACCACGACAGTTGACAACTTTGTGAAAACGTTGACTGAGGATTTGTCCAAGTGCTGTGACCTGCATTATTAA